A genomic segment from Oncorhynchus keta strain PuntledgeMale-10-30-2019 chromosome 9, Oket_V2, whole genome shotgun sequence encodes:
- the LOC118387846 gene encoding beta-1,3-galactosyl-O-glycosyl-glycoprotein beta-1,6-N-acetylglucosaminyltransferase 4-like yields the protein MKIRFAFPSRLRKKNFISSLSLLLVICAFLLLFLKFTVKYSITIETYGSTAGYNDVELLHRYNIDCNAIYEMEPAELGKSLVIRKQLVVEEQDKSLVNLISNCPRYLRSRGYGDIQVSEEEQAFPLAYSLVVHKSASMVEKILRAVYTPNNIYCIHYDLKSSELFRESMEGLARCLPNVFIASKLEAVTYASISRLNADLNCLSDLIGSKVKWRYVINLCGQDFPLRSNIELVADLKKLRGGNMMETSRPSEYKKQRFSFHHELQNASFEYHRLPVKTNKAKGPPPHGIQMFIGSAYFVLSLEFVTYMNKSALARDFLMWSNDTYSPDEHFWATLTRVPGVPGEVPRAQADITDLMSKTRLVKWNYLEGPLYPSCTGKHVRSVCIYGAGELRWLLNYGSWFANKVDAKVDPVLIQCLEDKLQEKQRLLVKAMKSQQKIPSSVLAVDVILQ from the coding sequence ATGAAAATAAGATTTGCCTTTCCAAGCAGACTGCGGAAGAAGAATTTCATTTCTTCTTTATCATTGCTGCTGGTGATCTGTGCCTTCTTGCTGCTCTTCCTAAAGTTCACTGTTAAATACAGCATTACCATTGAAACCTATGGGTCTACCGCAGGCTACAATGACGTTGAGCTGCTCCATCGCTACAACATTGACTGCAATGCCATCTATGAAATGGAGCCGGCCGAGTTGGGGAAGTCGCTGGTCATCAGAAAACAGTTGGTGGTGGAAGAGCAGGACAAGAGTTTGGTCAACCTGATCTCCAATTGCCCGCGATACCTCCGCTCCCGGGGCTATGGGGATATCCAAGTGTCTGAGGAGGAGCAGGCCTTCCCCCTGGCTTACTCACTGGTGGTCCACAAGTCTGCCTCCATGGTGGAGAAGATCCTCAGGGCCGTCTACACCCCTAACAACATCTACTGTATCCACTACGACCTGAAGTCATCAGAACTGTTCAGAGAGTCCATGGAGGGTCTGGCACGCTGTCTACCCAACGTCTTCATCGCCTCTAAGCTGGAGGCAGTGACGTACGCCAGCATCAGCCGCCTCAATGCTGACCTCAACTGCCTGTCTGACCTTATAGGATCAAAGGTCAAGTGGAGGTATGTCATCAACCTGTGCGGTCAGGACTTTCCCCTGCGCTCCAACATAGAGCTGGTGGCTGACCTGAAGAAGCTCCGGGGGGGTAACATGATGGAGACAAGTCGCCCCAGCGAATACAAGAAGCAACGTTTCTCCTTCCACCACGAGCTGCAGAACGCGTCATTCGAGTACCACCGGCTGCCGGTGAAAACCAACAAGGCCAAGGGGCCTCCGCCGCACGGCATACAGATGTTCATCGGCAGCGCGTACTTCGTGCTCTCGCTGGAGTTCGTCACTTATATGAACAAGTCTGCGCTGGCCAGGGACTTCCTGATGTGGTCAAATGACACCTACTCCCCAGACGAACACTTCTGGGCCACGCTGACACGGGTGCCGGGCGTGCCAGGTGAGGTGCCACGGGCCCAGGCCGACATCACAGACCTGATGAGCAAGACCAGGCTGGTGAAGTGGAACTACCTGGAGGGACCGCTTTACCCATCATGCACAGGGAAACACGTCCGCAGTGTGTGTATCTATGGGGCGGGGGAGCTGCGCTGGCTACTGAACTACGGCAGCTGGTTCGCTAATAAGGTGGACGCCAAAGTTGACCCGGTCCTTATCCAATGTCTTGAGGATAAATTACAGGAGAAACAGAGACTCTTGGTCAAGGCTATGAAGTCACAACAAAAGATTCCCTCCTCtgtgttagcagttgatgttattcttcaataa